A portion of the Microbulbifer agarilyticus genome contains these proteins:
- a CDS encoding riboflavin synthase translates to MFTGIVEAVGEIVALQPKDGDLRLRVKTGKLDLSDVKLGDSIATNGVCLTVVDLPGDGYWADVSAETLAVATLQDWKLGDKVNLEKALTPQTRLGGHMVSGHVDGIGEVVWRKPAARAEQFRLRAPAELAKYIAHKGSITIDGTSLTVNAVDGAEFELTIVPHTIAETVIGGYQAGTKVNLEVDLIARYLERLLLGDAAAEPKSDGLTMEFLAQHGFYKA, encoded by the coding sequence TTGTTTACTGGAATCGTTGAAGCCGTAGGTGAGATCGTTGCCCTTCAGCCGAAGGACGGGGACCTGCGCCTGCGCGTAAAGACCGGCAAGCTTGACCTGTCTGACGTCAAGCTGGGTGACAGTATCGCCACTAACGGCGTTTGCCTGACCGTGGTCGACCTGCCTGGCGATGGCTACTGGGCCGATGTGTCCGCAGAAACCCTCGCCGTCGCCACCCTGCAGGATTGGAAACTCGGCGACAAGGTGAACCTGGAAAAGGCACTCACGCCACAGACCCGCCTCGGTGGGCATATGGTGAGCGGCCACGTTGATGGCATTGGTGAAGTAGTCTGGCGCAAGCCCGCTGCCCGCGCCGAGCAGTTCCGCCTGCGCGCACCGGCAGAGTTGGCCAAATACATTGCCCACAAGGGTTCAATCACCATCGATGGCACCAGCCTCACCGTAAACGCGGTGGATGGTGCGGAGTTCGAGCTCACCATCGTGCCGCACACCATCGCGGAAACGGTGATTGGCGGTTATCAGGCTGGCACCAAGGTGAACCTGGAGGTCGACCTGATTGCGCGTTATCTGGAGCGGCTACTCTTGGGGGATGCCGCGGCCGAGCCGAAGAGCGACGGACTGACCATGGAATTTCTCGCCCAGCATGGCTTTTACAAGGCCTGA
- the ribD gene encoding bifunctional diaminohydroxyphosphoribosylaminopyrimidine deaminase/5-amino-6-(5-phosphoribosylamino)uracil reductase RibD: MARAVQLAERGLYTTMPNPRVGCVIADADGSIVGEGWHKRAGEPHAEIEALRDAGEQARGKIAYVTLEPCSHTGKTGPCADALIAAGVAKVVFGMEDPNPSVSGNGLQKLRDAGIEVEGPLLEESCRALNPGFIKRMTLGLPLVRSKSAMSIDGRTAMASGESKWVTGPAARADVQALRARSCAVVTGVDTVRYDNPNMNVRPEEMALSAELAAASAEKQPLRVIVDSQLRTPAKAFILQGDAPTLVVTTDAAEPERRARLEKAGAEVLVLPADKEGRVHLGELLQELARRECNEVLVESGATLSGAFMYQGHVDEIIVYMAPKILGSSARPLFELPIERMGSMLPITITDMRAVGHDWRITATTDIER; encoded by the coding sequence ATGGCCCGCGCTGTTCAATTGGCGGAGCGCGGCCTCTACACCACCATGCCCAACCCCCGAGTTGGCTGTGTCATCGCGGATGCTGACGGCAGTATTGTCGGTGAGGGCTGGCACAAGCGTGCCGGCGAGCCCCATGCAGAAATCGAAGCGCTGCGGGATGCCGGTGAGCAGGCGCGCGGCAAAATCGCCTATGTCACCCTGGAACCATGCAGTCATACCGGTAAAACCGGCCCCTGCGCCGATGCCCTGATCGCCGCTGGCGTGGCCAAGGTGGTATTCGGTATGGAAGACCCCAACCCCAGTGTCAGTGGCAACGGGTTACAAAAACTGCGCGATGCGGGCATTGAAGTGGAAGGCCCATTGCTGGAAGAATCCTGCCGGGCGCTGAACCCCGGGTTCATCAAGCGCATGACCCTCGGATTGCCCCTGGTGCGCAGCAAGTCTGCCATGAGCATCGATGGCCGCACCGCCATGGCCAGTGGCGAGTCAAAATGGGTTACCGGCCCGGCGGCGCGAGCGGATGTGCAGGCGCTGCGTGCTCGTAGCTGTGCGGTGGTCACCGGTGTGGATACGGTGCGTTACGACAACCCGAATATGAATGTGCGCCCGGAAGAGATGGCGCTGTCGGCGGAGCTGGCCGCAGCTTCCGCAGAGAAGCAGCCACTGCGGGTCATCGTCGATAGCCAGCTGCGCACCCCCGCCAAGGCCTTTATTTTGCAGGGGGATGCCCCCACATTGGTGGTCACAACCGATGCTGCGGAGCCTGAGCGCCGCGCGCGCCTGGAGAAGGCCGGTGCCGAGGTACTGGTGCTGCCTGCCGATAAAGAAGGCCGAGTGCATCTGGGTGAATTATTGCAAGAGCTCGCCCGGCGCGAGTGCAACGAGGTGCTGGTCGAGAGTGGCGCGACCCTCTCTGGCGCCTTTATGTACCAGGGTCATGTGGACGAAATCATCGTCTACATGGCGCCCAAGATACTTGGCTCCAGCGCCCGGCCGCTGTTTGAGCTGCCAATCGAGCGTATGGGCTCCATGCTGCCCATCACCATTACCGATATGCGGGCGGTTGGTCACGACTGGCGGATTACCGCGACCACCGATATCGAGCGCTAA
- a CDS encoding FecCD family ABC transporter permease, translated as MEFRLSDKSLLPVLTALLLLGSGLSLAVGAMHITWQDVVAGLLHWSWPGALDLDVPDQYALVLGEIRLPRLLLGLIVGGTLGMCGAVLQGMFRNPLAEPGIIGVSSGAAVGAGTVLVFGSVLAGTLGAWMGTLFEQVQWFLLPAFASAGAILATWLVYVLGDRGRSVVMMLLAGIAVSALAGAVLGMFAYVATDTALRDMTMWQLGSLAGATWTSVLVTGCIFIASSVLLWLRAGDLNALLLGESEARHLGVDVLGLKRQIIVLNGIAVGAVVSVSGIIGFVGLVVPHIVRLLRGPDHRFLIPYSALLGGLLLTVADTIARSVFAPAELPVGILTAIIGAPFFLFLLWQQRRQIF; from the coding sequence GTGGAGTTTCGCCTGAGTGATAAAAGCCTGCTGCCAGTGCTGACCGCACTGCTGTTGCTGGGGAGTGGCCTCTCTCTAGCGGTGGGCGCTATGCATATTACCTGGCAAGACGTGGTAGCAGGATTGCTGCACTGGAGCTGGCCGGGTGCTCTGGATCTGGATGTGCCGGACCAGTACGCCCTGGTGCTCGGTGAAATCCGTCTGCCGAGATTGCTGCTTGGCCTGATCGTGGGCGGCACTCTGGGCATGTGTGGTGCGGTGTTGCAGGGCATGTTCCGCAACCCGCTGGCGGAGCCCGGCATTATCGGAGTTTCCTCGGGCGCCGCGGTCGGCGCGGGCACTGTGCTGGTATTTGGCAGTGTGCTCGCCGGTACTCTCGGTGCCTGGATGGGCACTTTGTTTGAACAGGTGCAGTGGTTCCTGTTACCGGCTTTTGCCAGCGCGGGTGCAATCCTGGCTACCTGGCTGGTGTATGTCCTGGGTGACCGCGGGCGCTCGGTGGTAATGATGCTACTGGCCGGTATTGCGGTTTCGGCCCTGGCTGGGGCGGTGCTCGGTATGTTCGCCTACGTGGCGACCGATACTGCGCTGCGAGACATGACCATGTGGCAGCTGGGCTCCTTGGCGGGGGCTACTTGGACCTCGGTGCTGGTCACTGGGTGTATTTTTATTGCCAGTAGCGTCCTGCTTTGGCTTCGAGCTGGCGACCTCAACGCCCTGTTGCTGGGGGAGTCTGAAGCCCGCCACCTGGGGGTGGATGTGCTCGGCCTGAAACGCCAGATCATTGTGCTAAATGGCATCGCCGTGGGCGCCGTGGTTTCGGTATCCGGGATTATCGGGTTTGTAGGCTTAGTAGTTCCGCATATCGTGCGCCTGCTGCGTGGACCGGACCACCGCTTTCTGATTCCCTACAGCGCACTGCTCGGTGGCTTGTTGCTGACTGTGGCAGATACCATTGCACGCAGTGTGTTTGCGCCGGCTGAATTACCGGTGGGAATCCTCACCGCCATTATCGGGGCGCCGTTCTTCCTGTTCCTGCTGTGGCAGCAGCGTCGCCAGATCTTTTAA
- the nrdR gene encoding transcriptional regulator NrdR yields MHCPFCSADETKVVDSRLVADGDQVRRRRECLQCHERFTTFETAELLLPRVVKQNGHREPFNEDKLRAGIQRAVEKRPVSTERVEAAVAQIKHSLQATGERELPARHIGELVMEQLRELDQVAFVRFASVYRRFEDVSDFSDEIERLNTPHENLPHEKSPGEVK; encoded by the coding sequence ATGCACTGTCCCTTCTGCAGCGCAGATGAAACCAAAGTCGTAGATTCCCGCCTGGTTGCCGATGGTGACCAGGTACGCCGCCGTCGTGAGTGCCTGCAGTGCCACGAGCGCTTTACCACCTTTGAGACTGCCGAGCTGCTCCTGCCGCGGGTAGTGAAGCAAAACGGCCATCGCGAGCCCTTCAATGAAGACAAGCTGCGTGCCGGTATCCAGCGCGCGGTAGAAAAGCGTCCGGTGAGCACCGAGCGGGTAGAAGCTGCGGTCGCCCAGATCAAGCACTCCCTGCAGGCCACCGGCGAGCGCGAGTTGCCCGCCCGGCATATCGGCGAACTGGTGATGGAGCAGCTGCGGGAGTTGGATCAGGTGGCTTTCGTGCGGTTTGCCTCCGTATATCGTCGTTTTGAGGATGTCAGCGATTTCAGTGACGAGATTGAGCGCCTGAACACGCCTCACGAGAACCTGCCCCACGAGAAGTCACCAGGGGAGGTCAAGTAA
- a CDS encoding Fur family transcriptional regulator yields MKQTQVNQVMQRASERCSENGVRFTEKRQSILRLLLKSPAPLSAYEIVDLYREETGETIQGMSVYRMLDFLVENALAHKLVSANKFVACSHIACHHDHETPQFLICENCGAVKEIAVKSEVVKTLRKGAADAGWQLLSPALELPCLCDQCAA; encoded by the coding sequence ATGAAGCAGACTCAGGTTAATCAGGTCATGCAGCGTGCCAGCGAGCGCTGCAGTGAAAATGGCGTGCGTTTTACCGAAAAACGCCAAAGTATCCTGAGGCTATTGCTGAAGTCGCCCGCTCCGCTTTCCGCTTACGAAATTGTCGACCTCTACCGGGAAGAGACCGGCGAGACAATCCAGGGGATGTCGGTCTACCGGATGCTGGACTTTCTGGTGGAGAACGCCCTGGCGCACAAGCTGGTTTCCGCCAACAAATTTGTCGCCTGTTCCCATATCGCCTGTCACCATGACCACGAAACGCCGCAGTTTTTGATTTGTGAAAACTGTGGTGCGGTGAAGGAAATTGCGGTTAAAAGTGAAGTGGTAAAGACCTTGCGCAAGGGGGCCGCCGATGCCGGGTGGCAATTGCTGAGCCCGGCACTGGAGTTGCCCTGTCTTTGCGATCAGTGTGCTGCCTAG
- a CDS encoding ExbD/TolR family protein yields MIRVSPESSRQFSMANLAPDLTPLLDIIFIVLVFLLLTANMRLASLPMDLPASEHAAATMPTHPLTISLSNDGPELWGIDGEGFRTQAEFERSLMTLLAAESDRPVALASDRNVPVQRMLDLFALLQKQGVEVAEIALQPHTASAP; encoded by the coding sequence GTGATTCGTGTCAGTCCGGAAAGCTCCCGGCAGTTTTCCATGGCCAATTTGGCACCTGACCTGACGCCGCTGCTGGATATTATTTTTATTGTTTTAGTGTTTTTACTGCTGACCGCAAATATGCGACTGGCATCGCTGCCAATGGATTTGCCGGCCAGCGAACACGCCGCTGCCACCATGCCTACGCACCCACTAACGATTTCACTCTCCAATGATGGCCCCGAACTCTGGGGTATTGATGGCGAGGGTTTCCGCACACAAGCGGAATTCGAGCGGTCGTTGATGACGTTGTTGGCTGCAGAGTCGGATCGCCCCGTTGCGCTGGCTTCCGACCGCAATGTTCCGGTGCAGCGGATGCTGGATCTGTTTGCGCTACTGCAGAAGCAGGGCGTGGAAGTGGCTGAGATTGCCTTGCAGCCACATACGGCGAGTGCGCCGTAA
- a CDS encoding MotA/TolQ/ExbB proton channel family protein, translating into MFEHLSLADFFIQLGLMGWPLLVVSALALALLGERLWFLLSTGHRGISGSFKRLQCSDESGLDRLALECETERALASQAIALLLQHRKVEKSQREEIAAVWLQDQRRRLHSGLRLLMVIGIISPLMGLLGTVLGLIGMFAGLSGSSEPVTPALLADGLGMALSTTAAGLIVALPAIAGAHLLAIWSDRVVADLEHLFNRGNLWLEGLDPCCKTPEACVRDVVNIAEPAL; encoded by the coding sequence ATGTTCGAGCACCTCTCCCTAGCGGATTTTTTTATTCAGCTCGGCCTTATGGGTTGGCCCTTGCTTGTGGTGTCTGCACTGGCTTTGGCGCTTCTCGGGGAGCGCCTGTGGTTTTTGCTGAGCACCGGTCACCGAGGGATTAGTGGTTCTTTTAAACGTTTGCAGTGTTCCGATGAGAGTGGCCTCGACCGACTCGCGCTGGAATGCGAAACAGAACGGGCGCTGGCGAGCCAGGCAATCGCTCTGTTGTTGCAGCACCGCAAGGTGGAAAAAAGCCAGCGGGAAGAGATCGCCGCAGTTTGGCTGCAGGATCAACGTCGCCGCTTGCACAGCGGACTTCGCCTGTTAATGGTGATTGGCATTATCAGTCCCCTGATGGGGCTACTCGGTACTGTGCTCGGGCTGATCGGAATGTTTGCCGGCCTTTCCGGCAGTAGCGAACCGGTGACGCCTGCGCTACTGGCCGACGGTCTGGGTATGGCTCTTAGTACAACGGCCGCTGGCCTCATCGTCGCGCTGCCGGCTATTGCCGGCGCACACCTGCTAGCCATCTGGAGCGACCGGGTGGTGGCGGACCTCGAGCATTTGTTTAACCGCGGTAACCTGTGGCTCGAAGGACTGGACCCGTGTTGTAAAACTCCGGAAGCCTGCGTGCGCGATGTGGTGAATATTGCGGAGCCGGCCTTGTGA
- a CDS encoding heme ABC transporter ATP-binding protein gives MLLEISDLSIRYPRAESPLLEHISLSFHCGEVTALLGPNGCGKTSLLRAISGELDYAGHIQLLGRPQADWYRSQTARRSLARRYGLLAQHSNLNFAFTCREVVQLGLGPGSLSRAEQETRIQHYMQCADVWHLRDRLFPSLSGGEKQRVQLARVLSQLSLADPGDEKILLLDEPTSALDLKHQHEVLALAREVADEKTAVIAVLHDLNLAARYADRMVMLAQGRIQADGTPADLLQPALIEQVYGYRGQLVDVAGYSALL, from the coding sequence GTGTTATTAGAAATCTCTGATCTTTCGATTCGTTACCCGCGCGCAGAATCGCCGCTGCTGGAACATATCTCCCTGAGCTTTCACTGCGGCGAAGTGACCGCGCTGCTTGGCCCCAATGGCTGTGGCAAGACGTCACTGTTACGCGCAATCAGCGGGGAGCTGGATTACGCCGGACATATTCAGCTGCTCGGCCGCCCTCAGGCAGACTGGTACCGTTCTCAAACCGCACGCAGGTCTTTGGCACGCCGCTACGGTTTGCTGGCGCAGCACTCCAATCTGAATTTTGCCTTTACCTGCCGCGAAGTTGTGCAGCTCGGCCTTGGGCCCGGCAGTCTGTCGCGTGCCGAGCAGGAAACCCGCATCCAGCACTATATGCAGTGTGCCGACGTGTGGCATTTGCGCGACCGCCTGTTTCCCAGCCTGTCTGGCGGGGAGAAGCAGCGGGTGCAGCTGGCCCGCGTACTGTCGCAGCTCAGCCTCGCCGACCCCGGCGATGAAAAGATCCTACTGCTGGACGAACCCACCTCCGCCCTCGATCTCAAGCACCAGCACGAAGTGCTGGCACTGGCCCGGGAAGTGGCCGACGAGAAGACCGCGGTGATCGCAGTGCTCCACGACCTCAACCTCGCCGCCCGCTATGCCGATCGCATGGTGATGCTGGCACAAGGTCGTATCCAGGCCGACGGTACTCCCGCTGACCTGCTGCAGCCAGCATTGATCGAGCAGGTGTATGGCTATCGTGGCCAGCTGGTGGATGTGGCTGGCTACAGCGCGCTGCTGTAA
- a CDS encoding heme/hemin ABC transporter substrate-binding protein, with the protein MLVSSVALAVPERVISAGHSITELVLALGGGDSLIAVDSSTRLPADFRALPVVGYYRHLPAEGLLAQNPQLLVGGNHMGPANTLTLLENSGVEIVQLPEAESGEQLLENIQRLGEVLGKPIEAVKQSVEEQLASLARARAALSQPPRILFVRAQSGRGLKAAGVGTSPDSLIRLAGGVNVVTFDGYKQLSDEALVELRPDWILFSDDQAEQLRDGAELLVWQPLLKLTPAGKRAAFFAVDGYALLGGLGLASLREAKKLNDKISVDR; encoded by the coding sequence ATGCTCGTCAGCAGTGTTGCCCTGGCGGTGCCGGAGAGAGTGATCAGCGCGGGACACTCCATTACCGAGCTGGTGCTTGCATTGGGTGGCGGTGACAGTCTCATCGCAGTGGATTCCTCAACGCGTCTGCCCGCAGATTTTCGTGCGCTACCAGTGGTTGGTTACTACCGGCATCTGCCGGCCGAGGGCCTGCTGGCACAGAACCCACAATTGTTGGTGGGGGGCAATCATATGGGGCCAGCAAACACGCTGACACTGCTGGAAAACTCCGGCGTGGAAATCGTGCAATTGCCCGAGGCGGAGAGTGGCGAACAACTATTGGAAAATATCCAGCGACTGGGAGAGGTCCTAGGTAAGCCCATAGAGGCGGTGAAGCAAAGCGTCGAGGAACAATTGGCTTCTCTGGCACGTGCGCGCGCGGCGCTGTCGCAACCGCCGCGCATCTTATTTGTGCGCGCGCAGAGTGGCCGTGGCCTAAAGGCAGCTGGGGTTGGTACCAGTCCGGACAGCCTGATTCGGCTGGCTGGCGGTGTGAACGTGGTGACATTTGACGGTTACAAGCAGTTGTCCGACGAAGCACTGGTTGAACTGCGCCCGGACTGGATCCTGTTTTCCGATGATCAGGCGGAGCAGTTGCGCGATGGTGCTGAATTGCTGGTGTGGCAACCGCTGCTCAAGCTTACCCCGGCAGGAAAGCGAGCTGCATTTTTCGCGGTGGATGGCTATGCATTACTAGGTGGTCTGGGGCTGGCTAGCCTGCGTGAGGCCAAAAAGTTGAACGATAAGATTTCCGTAGACCGGTAA
- the glyA gene encoding serine hydroxymethyltransferase: MFDKSVTLSSYDPDVWSAIQDEDRRQEEHIELIASENYTSPQVMEAQGTSLTNKYAEGYPGKRYYGGCEYVDKVEALAIERAKELFGADYANVQPHSGSQANAAVYQALCAPGDTVLGMSLAHGGHLTHGAKVNFSGKIYNAVQYGLNAESGEVDYDEVERLALEHKPKMIVAGFSAYSRIMDWARFREIADKVGAYLMVDMAHVAGLVAAGVYPSPVPHADVVTSTTHKTLRGPRGGIIIAKANEEIEKKLNSAVFPGGQGGPLMHVIAAKAVSFKEAMSPEYKDYQQKVVENARAMAETFLDRGINIVSGGTDDHLMLVDLIGKEYTGKDADEALGNANITVNKNAVPNDPRSPFITSGLRVGTPAITTRGFGVEETKQLTNWICDVLDALEKGDADATIAEVKAKVLNICAKFPVYKD; encoded by the coding sequence ATGTTTGATAAATCAGTCACCCTTTCTTCATACGACCCGGATGTGTGGTCTGCCATCCAGGACGAAGACCGCCGCCAGGAAGAGCACATCGAGCTGATCGCCTCGGAGAACTACACCAGCCCGCAGGTGATGGAAGCTCAGGGCACCAGCCTGACCAACAAGTACGCCGAAGGTTACCCGGGCAAGCGTTACTACGGTGGCTGTGAGTACGTCGACAAGGTAGAAGCCCTGGCTATTGAACGCGCTAAAGAGCTGTTCGGAGCCGACTATGCCAACGTGCAGCCGCACTCCGGTTCCCAGGCCAACGCCGCGGTATACCAGGCACTGTGTGCCCCGGGCGACACCGTGCTGGGTATGAGCCTGGCCCACGGTGGTCACCTGACCCACGGCGCCAAAGTGAACTTCTCCGGCAAGATCTACAACGCGGTGCAGTACGGCCTGAACGCCGAATCCGGTGAAGTGGATTACGACGAAGTTGAGCGCCTGGCGCTGGAGCACAAGCCGAAGATGATCGTTGCCGGCTTCTCCGCCTACAGCCGCATCATGGATTGGGCGCGTTTCCGTGAAATCGCCGACAAGGTAGGTGCCTACCTGATGGTCGACATGGCGCACGTTGCCGGTCTGGTTGCCGCGGGCGTATACCCGTCCCCGGTTCCTCACGCAGACGTGGTGACCTCCACCACCCACAAAACCCTGCGCGGACCGCGTGGCGGCATCATCATTGCCAAGGCCAATGAAGAGATCGAGAAGAAGCTGAACAGCGCGGTATTCCCGGGCGGCCAGGGCGGCCCGCTGATGCACGTGATCGCGGCCAAAGCGGTTTCCTTCAAGGAAGCCATGAGTCCCGAGTACAAGGACTACCAGCAGAAAGTTGTTGAGAACGCGCGCGCGATGGCAGAGACCTTCCTCGACCGCGGTATCAATATTGTTTCCGGCGGTACCGACGACCACCTGATGCTGGTGGACCTGATTGGCAAGGAGTACACCGGTAAGGATGCAGACGAAGCCCTGGGCAACGCCAACATCACCGTAAACAAGAACGCGGTACCAAACGACCCGCGCTCCCCGTTCATCACCAGCGGCCTGCGCGTTGGCACCCCGGCCATCACCACCCGCGGTTTCGGCGTGGAAGAGACCAAGCAGCTCACCAACTGGATCTGTGACGTACTGGACGCGCTGGAGAAGGGCGATGCAGACGCAACCATCGCCGAGGTGAAAGCGAAGGTGCTCAATATTTGTGCGAAATTCCCGGTCTACAAAGACTGA
- a CDS encoding extracellular solute-binding protein: MRPVSNLLVILTAVFAFSVSVQARELHVANWSEYIAEDTLTDFEAATGIKVHYYEFDDIEELEELWLNEGRSFDVIVPGSDNIPKYIAAGQLQKLDRNRIDNWSQNDPKFMQRLDQFDPGNQYAFPYLWGTVGIGYNVQAVQKAFGGYLPEDSWDLLFDPESLGKLHHCNATLMRSPEEIFDVALKYLEKDPNSMRVAHQYMVANLLSKVRLHINDFDSGEYVEELASGERCIAHAWSGDVLVAQEMAAEAGKDFEIRYVMPKEGFPLWIDVLSIPTDARNVDAAYQFLNYLMQPSVIANISNETQYANANVAAQDLVDPALLNNPAVYPRAQELERTWIPTATKSRVLALRHKLWQRIIERESL, from the coding sequence ATGCGTCCAGTTTCCAATTTGTTGGTCATCCTGACCGCCGTTTTTGCCTTCAGTGTGAGTGTCCAGGCGCGTGAGCTGCACGTCGCCAACTGGTCGGAATATATCGCCGAGGACACCCTTACCGACTTCGAAGCCGCTACCGGTATCAAGGTCCACTATTACGAGTTTGACGATATCGAAGAGCTCGAGGAGCTCTGGCTGAATGAAGGCCGCAGTTTCGATGTGATCGTGCCGGGCTCCGACAATATTCCCAAGTACATTGCCGCAGGGCAGCTGCAAAAACTCGATCGCAACCGTATCGATAATTGGTCCCAGAACGACCCTAAATTTATGCAGCGTCTGGATCAGTTTGATCCGGGCAATCAGTACGCATTCCCCTATCTCTGGGGCACGGTCGGCATTGGCTATAACGTACAAGCTGTACAAAAAGCTTTCGGCGGTTATTTGCCGGAGGATAGCTGGGACCTGCTGTTTGACCCTGAATCTCTTGGCAAACTGCACCACTGCAACGCCACCCTGATGCGTTCACCGGAAGAAATTTTCGACGTTGCGCTCAAGTATTTGGAGAAAGACCCTAACTCCATGCGTGTTGCCCACCAGTACATGGTGGCTAATTTGCTGTCTAAGGTGCGCCTGCATATCAACGATTTTGACTCCGGTGAATATGTCGAAGAGTTGGCCAGTGGTGAGCGCTGTATTGCCCACGCCTGGAGTGGCGATGTTCTCGTCGCTCAGGAAATGGCCGCAGAGGCCGGTAAAGACTTTGAGATCCGCTATGTGATGCCGAAAGAGGGGTTTCCGCTGTGGATTGATGTGCTGTCTATCCCCACCGATGCGCGGAATGTGGATGCGGCTTATCAGTTCCTCAACTATTTGATGCAGCCTAGTGTCATTGCCAATATCAGCAACGAAACCCAGTACGCGAATGCGAATGTGGCGGCTCAGGATCTGGTGGATCCGGCGCTACTGAATAACCCTGCGGTGTATCCACGCGCGCAGGAATTGGAGCGTACCTGGATTCCAACTGCGACTAAGTCCCGTGTGCTCGCCCTGCGTCACAAGCTCTGGCAGCGCATTATTGAGCGTGAAAGCCTCTAA
- a CDS encoding energy transducer TonB produces the protein MKQRLLIMVSCSFALHAWLLWAAPAVDVDQAPSGTTALKLGQLKLAAAPAAPQAVEAPVPVKPESAKPVAAKPEPVKPEPVAKPKPVKKPAPPKPTTKPAQKKAEPIVAQPQVAAETKPQDEASAPKSTQQSVSDEPVLIERPAFASPPGAPVYPELARKRRQQGTVVVEVQLDQAGAQVVRRLLKSSGVDSLDEAALKAVAGWNFLPYREGGRARVSRVQLPIRFAL, from the coding sequence GTGAAACAGCGCCTGCTGATTATGGTGTCCTGCTCGTTTGCCCTGCATGCATGGCTGCTGTGGGCTGCGCCCGCCGTTGATGTGGATCAGGCACCCTCAGGTACCACGGCGCTAAAGCTTGGCCAGCTCAAGCTCGCTGCTGCCCCGGCAGCACCGCAAGCGGTAGAGGCGCCAGTACCGGTAAAGCCCGAGTCGGCAAAACCGGTGGCGGCTAAACCAGAACCTGTAAAACCTGAGCCGGTTGCCAAGCCCAAGCCAGTGAAAAAGCCTGCGCCGCCAAAGCCCACAACCAAACCGGCGCAGAAAAAGGCCGAGCCGATAGTTGCACAACCTCAGGTTGCAGCGGAAACGAAACCGCAGGATGAGGCGAGCGCCCCGAAAAGCACGCAACAGAGCGTGAGCGATGAGCCGGTATTGATTGAGCGCCCGGCTTTCGCCAGCCCACCCGGTGCCCCGGTTTATCCAGAGCTGGCACGCAAACGCCGACAACAGGGAACGGTGGTAGTGGAGGTACAGCTGGATCAGGCTGGTGCCCAGGTGGTGCGTCGCTTACTGAAATCCTCCGGTGTGGACAGTCTGGACGAAGCGGCACTGAAAGCCGTTGCCGGATGGAATTTTCTTCCTTATCGGGAGGGCGGCCGCGCGCGTGTTTCCCGTGTTCAGCTGCCAATACGGTTTGCTCTCTAA